In one window of Solanum pennellii chromosome 2, SPENNV200 DNA:
- the LOC107010180 gene encoding LOW QUALITY PROTEIN: meiosis regulator and mRNA stability factor 1-like (The sequence of the model RefSeq protein was modified relative to this genomic sequence to represent the inferred CDS: inserted 2 bases in 1 codon) yields the protein MFENNIKADITESIKLLRFTQNKKVIVGAVQNQAEQVPSGMAGEGLKPNFPGGAVAGSPYSVAKTSVWWDIENCQVPRGCDAHTIAQNINRALMDMNYHGPVTISAYGDSNAIPSFIQRALSNTGIALNHIPSGVKDARDKKILVDMLFWAVDNPVPANYLLISGSTDFSYVLHQLRMRRYNILLAQPFNNASPALAAVATNVWQWTTLAAGKSTRQLASRNTNTSRQYYIPISISKPTSANQPSNANANSNASKAQSLYDPGHYSDAKTIYVPKKSNQLSTTSMSTNQPAFSNAHANYNANANASRAQSLSNPGCYSDKKTKAIYVPKNSNQLNMTGMSNTPALVEETSSRYTSAIICVCCVFNSQHVQHLFFTKSDSSENHNSKFIENESAQHTQSQPSLVPDNFVKLNSNCQGNVQPPLQRPEGSGRGDLCVSMNKGDVPPDFSFLPPSSNVSKSVCGNLDLDLQLPEHIQSLIRVIVNSLNTLRLEKILPTKENLGYCIRYSKPEYRHTDVTVAINTALEQQXYKDAIWNAIEEFLCSTVGHSAIAASECRYEAALILRNACLKNLTLGEVLQILNMIITLKGWIKTHSEWQPIIVTLPTTNNDKDTMS from the exons ATGTTTGAAAACAATATAAAAGCAGATATAACTGAATCAATTAAGCTATTAAGATTCACACAGAACAAAAAAGTGATAGTGGGAGCAGTTCAAAATCAGGCTGAACAAGTTCCAAGTGGGATGGCCGGAGAAGGATTGAAACCTAATTTTCCTGGTGGAGCTGTGGCGGGATCGCCGTACTCGGTAGCGAAAACGTCTGTGTGGTGGGATATAGAAAATTGTCAGGTACCCAGGGGATGCGACGCTCATACAATCGCTCAGAATATAAACAGGGCATTGATGGATATGAACTATCATGGACCAGTCACCATTTCCGCCTACGGAGACAGCAATGCCATTCCTTCCTTCATTCAACGTGCCCTCTCTAATACTGGAATCGCTCTCAATCACATCCCATCCG GGGTTAAGGATGCAAGGGATAAGAAAATTTTAGTGGATATGCTATTTTGGGCAGTGGACAATCCTGTACCTGCAAATTATTTGCTTATTTCAGGAAGCACAGACTTCTCGTATGTCCTTCATCAGTTACGAATGAGGAGATATAACATTCTTCTAGCACAACCTTTTAATAATGCTTCTCCTGCTCTTGCTGCTGTTGCAACGAATGTCTGGCAATGGACTACTCTTGCTGCTGGAAAATCTACACGACAACTTGCTTCTCGTAATACCAACACATCACGTCAATATTATATACCGATTTCAATTTCTAAACCTACATCAGCAAACCAACCTTCTAATGCCAATGCCAATTCTAATGCTTCCAAAGCCCAAAGTCTATATGATCCTGGACATTATTCTGATGCTAAAACTATTTACGTGCCTAAGAAATCGAATCAACTGAGTACGACCAGCATGTCAA CAAACCAACCTGCTTTTTCCAATGCCCATGCCAATTACAATGCCAATGCTAACGCTTCCAGGGCCCAAAGTTTATCTAATCCTGGATGCTATTCTGATAAAAAAACTAAAGCTATTTATGTACCTAAAAACTCGAATCAACTGAATATGACCGGCATGTCAAATACACCAGCTCTAGTTGAAGAAACTAGTAGCAGGTACACTAGTGCA attatttgtgtgtgttgtgtgtttaattcccaacatgTACAACACCTCTTTTTCACAAAGTCTGATAGTTCAGAGAATCACAACAGTAAATTCATAGAAAATGAGTCTGCTCAGCATACTCAATCCCAACCTTCTCTTGTTCCAGATAACTTTGTGAAATTGAACTCTAATTGCCAGGGCAATGTGCAACCCCCGCTTCAACGACCTGAAGGTTCT GGCAGGGGTgatttatgtgtttctatgaaCAAGGGTGATGTACCTCCTGACTTTTCCTTCCTTCCACCCTCATCGAATGTTTCTAAATCTGTCTGTGGTAATTTAGATTTGGATCTCCAGCTGCCTGAACACATTCAAAGTCTTATACGGGTCATAGTTAATTCGTTGAACACTTTGAGGCTCGAGAAGATTTTGCCTACCAAAGAAAACCTTGGTTACTGTATACGCTATAGTAAACCTGAATATCGTCATACTGATGTTACAGTAGCCATAAATACTGCACTAGAGCAACA GTATAAGGATGCAATTTGGAATGCGATTGAGGAATTTCTTTGTTCAACTGTTGGACATTCAGCAATAGCAGCATCTGAATGCAG GTATGAAGCCGCTTTGATTCTTAGAAATGCATGCCTCAAAAATCTTACATTGGGAGAAGTACTTCAAATCCTGAATATGATTATCACTCTGAAGGGTTGGATCAAAACTCACTCTGAGTGGCAACCAATTATTGTCACTCTTCCAACGACTAATAATGATAAGGATACCATGTCATAG
- the LOC107009699 gene encoding probable sugar phosphate/phosphate translocator At3g17430, whose protein sequence is MMVSKQLVLTYIYLLVYIMLSSGVILYNKWVLSPKYFNFPLPITLTMIHMGFSGLVAFLLIRVFKVVSPVKMTFEIYATCVIPISAFFASSLWFGNTAYLFISVAFIQMLKALMPVATFVMAVICGTDKLRCDLFLNMLLVSVGVVVSSYGEIHFNIVGTVYQVTGIFAEALRLVLTQVLLQKKGLTLNPITSLYYIAPCSFIFLFVPWYLLEKPEMEVSQIQFNFWIFFSNALCALALNFSIFLVIGRTGAVTIRVAGVLKDWILIALSTLIFPESTITTLNITGYAIALCGVVMYNYLKIKDVRAVQLPVDSVSDRIAKELKMEKKSSDLYVPDDIVKSSGGKGSRNGSPDSMVDEEAPFIPSSRVSHLGRSPLSSYSP, encoded by the exons TGGGTACTCTCaccaaaatatttcaatttcccATTACCAATAACACTTACCATGATTCATATGGGCTTCTCGGGCTTAGTAGCTTTCCTTCTTATCCGTGTCTTCAAg GTTGTATCTCCTGTCAAAATGACATTTGAAAT ATATGCGACATGTGTGATTCCCATTAGTGCTTTCTTTGCATCAAGTCTTTG GTTTGGAAACACAGCTTATCTGTTCATTTCTGTAGCCTTTATCCAGATGCTTAAAGCTCTAA TGCCAGTTGCCACCTTTGTCATGGCTGTTATTTGTGGAACTGACAAGTTAAGATGCGATTTATTCCTGAACATGCTGTTGGTCAGCGTTGGTGTTGTAGTTTCATCTTATGGAGAAATTCACTTCAACATAGTTGGTACAGTTTATCAGGTCACTGGAATATTTGCTGAGGCGCTTAGGCTGGTCCTAACTCAAGTTCTGCTTCAGAAGAAGGGACTAACTCTCAATCCTATCACCAGCCTATATTACATAGCTCCATGCAG CTTTATCTTTCTCTTTGTCCCATGGTATCTTCTGGAGAAGCCGGAGATGGAAGTCTCACAAATTCAATTCAACTTCTGGATATTCTTTTCAAATGCACTTTGTGCTCTTGCTCTGAATTTCTCTATCTTCTTAGTGATTGGTAGAACCGGTGCTGTAACCATCCGAGTTGCCGGTGTCTTGAAAGATTGGATACTTATTGCCCTTTCAACGCTAATTTTCCCAGAGTCGACAATAACCACACTTAATATTACAGGCTATGCCATTG catTATGTGGTGTTGTGATGTATAACTACTTGAAGATCAAGGATGTTCGAGCTGTTCAACTTCCTGTAGATAGTGTTTCTGATCGAATAGCGAAG GAACTTAAAATGGAGAAGAAGTCATCCGATCTGTATGTACCAGACGATATTGTTAAGAGCAGTGGAGGAAAAGGTTCAAGGAATGGGTCTCCAGATTCAATGGTGGATGAGGAAGCACCCTTTATTCCTTCAAGTAGGGTCTCTCATCTTGGGCGAAGCCCACTTAGCAGCTATTCACCATGA